One genomic segment of uncultured Desulfobacter sp. includes these proteins:
- a CDS encoding enoyl-CoA hydratase/isomerase family protein produces MLSITLNRPNVINSLNVEMIRLIQDALDRAESSPAVSLVLINANGDKGFCAGGDVEAIYNAVKQGDPDRGMEFFREEYELDLRIFKFPKPIIVLAHGITMGGGLGLAAGADMVVSTEKTLMAMPETRIGFFPDVGATGWLFSKCPAGYPEFLGLTGHRLEGPECLRLGLASHMVINDMLPEFMKDLGRLSEKVPADRLKAVQLLYSAFKSLTDNKYMPNPEMDEWVRTCFSGKGSVNEILFLLSGCGQHKELSEEALTKLSENSPTALALTLSLLRSNEKRTIEEVYIEDLKAARFMIDHPDYAEGIRARLVDKENKPVWQPGTIDEISLPDIF; encoded by the coding sequence ATGTTGAGCATTACACTTAACCGTCCCAATGTTATCAACAGCCTGAATGTTGAAATGATACGCCTTATACAGGATGCCTTGGATAGAGCCGAATCATCACCAGCGGTCAGTCTTGTTTTAATTAACGCAAATGGTGACAAAGGATTTTGTGCGGGCGGAGATGTAGAGGCTATCTATAATGCAGTAAAACAGGGAGACCCGGACAGGGGGATGGAATTTTTCAGGGAGGAGTATGAGCTGGACCTTCGCATCTTCAAGTTCCCCAAACCCATAATTGTGCTTGCCCATGGTATCACCATGGGCGGAGGACTGGGGCTTGCGGCAGGTGCAGATATGGTTGTTTCAACTGAAAAAACCCTTATGGCCATGCCTGAAACCCGGATAGGTTTCTTTCCTGATGTAGGGGCAACAGGCTGGCTGTTCAGCAAATGTCCTGCAGGATATCCGGAATTTTTAGGCCTTACAGGACACCGGCTTGAAGGGCCGGAGTGCCTGCGCCTTGGCCTGGCCTCTCATATGGTGATAAATGACATGCTTCCTGAATTTATGAAAGATCTTGGACGGCTGTCAGAAAAAGTTCCTGCTGATAGATTAAAAGCTGTTCAGTTACTCTACTCAGCGTTTAAATCTTTGACTGACAATAAATACATGCCCAACCCTGAAATGGATGAATGGGTGCGCACCTGTTTTTCAGGTAAAGGTTCCGTAAATGAGATACTGTTCTTACTGTCCGGATGCGGTCAGCATAAGGAACTGAGCGAAGAGGCATTAACAAAACTCTCTGAAAATTCTCCAACAGCCCTTGCACTTACACTCAGTTTATTGCGCAGTAATGAAAAAAGAACAATAGAAGAGGTATATATCGAGGATTTAAAGGCCGCGCGGTTTATGATAGACCATCCGGACTATGCGGAAGGCATAAGGGCACGGCTTGTGGATAAAGAGAATAAACCGGTGTGGCAGCCGGGCACAATTGATGAAATAAGCCTGCCGGATATTTTTTAG
- a CDS encoding sigma-54 dependent transcriptional regulator — MRKLHFILRQSDDLKGIQDSLSSVYQIDSNRQLSAALQIFRRSRPEFVFVDIEILQQAAAESSYKAVFQTINLVCPNISIIVMAPPELLPEAVNIVHEGAESYLTYPLVPDELRLVINSIIEQTRAESELDYLREQVWQEDEFELLHTKSPAMKAVFEKIRAVAGTKSTVLLTGETGSGKGFTARLLHRLSSRKKERFIEVHCGAIPDTLVESEMFGHEKGAFTGAIKRKLGKFEIARNGTIFLDEIGTITPPAQIKLLQVIQDGVFHRVGGEEDIRSDVRIIAATNIDLKQLCNDKLFRSDLYYRLNVFPVELPPLKERKEDIPQLAELFLAKLNTFHSKDIIEVHPKVLEAFLSYSWPGNIRELENILERAYILEKTSVLRPQNFPVELFTSPPKPMSGNINHNLTLSEVRKQELGRIEHRYLDLLLTKCNGKINATAAAAGITTRQLHKLMKKHSLFKENYKNAGVPRA, encoded by the coding sequence TTGAGAAAACTTCATTTTATCCTCAGGCAGTCAGATGATTTAAAAGGCATTCAGGACAGCCTGTCATCTGTTTACCAGATTGATTCCAACCGGCAACTAAGTGCGGCCCTTCAGATTTTTCGCCGCAGTCGGCCTGAGTTTGTATTTGTGGATATTGAAATCCTTCAGCAGGCTGCTGCCGAAAGCAGCTATAAGGCGGTTTTTCAAACCATCAACCTGGTTTGCCCTAATATCAGCATTATTGTCATGGCCCCCCCCGAATTGCTGCCGGAAGCTGTGAACATTGTCCATGAAGGTGCGGAATCCTATCTGACCTACCCCCTGGTGCCTGATGAACTCCGGTTGGTGATCAACAGTATCATTGAACAGACCCGGGCGGAATCGGAACTGGATTATCTCAGGGAACAGGTCTGGCAGGAGGATGAGTTTGAACTGCTCCATACCAAAAGTCCGGCCATGAAAGCCGTATTTGAAAAAATTCGGGCGGTGGCCGGCACCAAAAGCACCGTGCTTTTAACCGGAGAAACCGGCAGCGGCAAAGGGTTTACGGCTCGACTTCTTCACAGGCTTTCTTCGAGAAAAAAAGAACGGTTTATTGAAGTTCATTGCGGAGCGATTCCGGATACACTGGTAGAAAGCGAAATGTTCGGTCATGAAAAGGGCGCGTTCACAGGTGCCATCAAACGTAAACTGGGTAAATTTGAAATTGCCAGGAACGGTACCATTTTCCTGGATGAAATCGGCACCATTACCCCGCCGGCGCAAATCAAACTGCTTCAGGTCATCCAGGATGGTGTCTTTCACCGGGTGGGCGGTGAAGAGGATATCCGGTCTGATGTGCGTATCATTGCTGCCACCAATATTGATTTAAAACAGCTGTGCAATGACAAGCTTTTTCGCTCGGATTTGTATTACCGCCTGAATGTCTTTCCCGTGGAACTACCGCCCCTCAAGGAAAGAAAAGAGGATATCCCCCAATTGGCGGAGCTTTTTCTGGCAAAACTCAACACCTTCCACTCCAAGGATATTATAGAGGTACATCCCAAGGTTCTTGAGGCTTTTTTATCCTATTCATGGCCGGGCAATATCAGGGAATTGGAAAACATCCTGGAACGGGCCTATATTTTAGAAAAAACATCAGTTCTCAGGCCGCAAAATTTCCCGGTGGAGTTGTTTACATCTCCGCCGAAGCCTATGTCCGGTAATATTAACCATAATTTAACCCTTTCCGAAGTCAGGAAGCAGGAACTTGGCAGGATTGAACATAGATACCTGGATCTGCTCTTAACAAAATGCAATGGAAAAATAAATGCCACAGCTGCTGCCGCCGGTATTACTACCCGCCAGCTTCATAAACTGATGAAAAAGCACTCTCTGTTTAAGGAAAATTATAAAAATGCAGGGGTGCCCCGGGCTTAA
- a CDS encoding YitT family protein has translation MDKTAAMTMKHTVMAHPVSGSGNILTGTAIINSILYNSSLITLGSILCAWTINTLLVPHQFLSGGLAGVALIIHYIWPQTSVGSLNFLLNIPILIVGWFYVGRRFMLYSIFGMIVFSMAVEWIPATSPIEDPMLAALLCGIVSGVGCALILKSVGSAGGIDIISVILLKQFSIRLGASSLFVNAAILLVSMFLFSMESILYTLIHVFVASRVIDLVITGMSKRKAVLIVSKQSKDIQQQIVKQLNRGVTIINGCGGYTGEEANLLYTVVTFGELSRLKALVKKTDPNTFLVVSDTFEVMGYGIGNQPHW, from the coding sequence TTGGATAAGACGGCCGCTATGACAATGAAACATACCGTGATGGCTCATCCGGTATCCGGTTCAGGCAACATTTTGACCGGAACCGCCATCATCAATAGTATTTTATACAACTCATCCTTAATCACTTTAGGGTCCATCCTTTGTGCCTGGACAATCAACACGCTCCTTGTTCCCCATCAGTTCCTGAGCGGTGGACTGGCCGGGGTTGCCTTGATTATACACTATATTTGGCCCCAGACATCAGTAGGCAGCCTTAATTTCCTGTTGAATATTCCTATTCTTATAGTGGGCTGGTTTTATGTGGGCCGGCGTTTTATGCTTTACAGCATTTTCGGAATGATCGTTTTTTCCATGGCCGTAGAATGGATTCCGGCAACCAGTCCCATTGAAGACCCCATGCTGGCGGCCCTGCTTTGCGGCATTGTTTCAGGTGTGGGCTGTGCACTGATATTAAAATCCGTGGGATCAGCCGGGGGAATTGATATTATATCGGTTATCCTGCTCAAACAATTCTCCATTCGCCTGGGAGCCTCATCTCTTTTTGTAAATGCCGCAATCCTTTTGGTCTCCATGTTTTTGTTCTCCATGGAATCAATTCTTTATACATTAATTCATGTATTTGTGGCCTCCCGGGTGATTGATCTGGTCATAACAGGCATGAGCAAACGCAAAGCAGTGCTCATCGTCTCTAAACAGTCGAAAGATATCCAGCAGCAAATCGTCAAACAGTTAAACCGGGGCGTGACCATTATTAACGGGTGCGGCGGATATACGGGAGAAGAGGCAAACCTGCTTTATACCGTTGTCACCTTTGGTGAACTGAGTCGTCTAAAGGCCCTTGTAAAAAAGACAGATCCAAATACATTCCTGGTGGTTTCCGATACCTTTGAAGTTATGGGATATGGGA
- a CDS encoding alpha/beta hydrolase translates to MLFITNRFPRQSIRSRRGRKFDFDLNNNAPSNSVFFCEKTGENTYREIGSIDFLSQLKESPYRQIIIYIHGFSNLPNSVFKVAEEFQELCDNKKKEEALVVPLIWPCDNDLGIVKDYWDDQKAADSSAYSFARILDKFLAWRSSEKYNPQSDPCFKRINVLAHSMGNRVLRETLAVWDRYDLSDGVPLIFRSTFLVAADIVNESLHKTERGELICHSSRNVIVYHASDDLALRASKASNLKNKIASRRLGHTGPEDMQMTPANVYSVDCDDVNNAYDKPTGHSYFRSGRQKGQPGLVFDHIFDTLQSGRVFPEDEFRRTTIIREK, encoded by the coding sequence ATGCTATTTATTACGAATCGGTTTCCAAGACAGAGCATTAGGTCACGTAGAGGACGAAAGTTTGATTTTGACCTGAATAACAATGCTCCCAGTAATTCGGTCTTTTTTTGCGAAAAAACAGGTGAAAACACCTATCGCGAAATAGGGAGTATAGACTTTCTTTCTCAGCTCAAAGAATCCCCTTATCGGCAAATTATCATCTACATTCACGGTTTCTCCAATCTTCCCAATAGTGTCTTTAAAGTTGCAGAGGAATTTCAAGAATTATGCGATAATAAAAAGAAGGAAGAGGCCTTGGTTGTTCCTTTGATATGGCCCTGCGACAATGACTTGGGAATTGTTAAAGATTATTGGGATGATCAAAAAGCAGCTGATTCAAGCGCCTATTCGTTTGCCCGGATTTTAGACAAGTTTTTAGCTTGGCGAAGTTCGGAAAAGTACAACCCTCAATCAGACCCTTGTTTCAAGAGAATTAATGTTCTGGCTCATTCAATGGGAAACAGAGTGTTGAGAGAAACTTTAGCTGTTTGGGATAGATACGACCTTTCTGATGGTGTACCTCTAATTTTCCGCAGCACATTCCTTGTCGCGGCAGACATCGTTAATGAGTCACTTCACAAGACCGAGCGGGGTGAATTGATATGCCATTCATCGCGAAATGTTATTGTGTACCATGCGTCTGATGATTTGGCACTCCGCGCTAGCAAGGCTTCAAATCTCAAAAATAAAATTGCCTCTCGCCGCCTTGGACACACCGGCCCTGAAGATATGCAGATGACACCTGCAAATGTTTATTCCGTCGACTGTGATGATGTGAATAATGCTTATGACAAGCCAACGGGGCATTCTTACTTCAGATCAGGAAGGCAGAAAGGACAGCCGGGATTAGTCTTTGACCACATTTTTGACACCTTGCAGTCAGGAAGAGTGTTTCCTGAAGATGAGTTTCGGCGTACTACAATAATTAGAGAAAAATAG
- a CDS encoding mannitol dehydrogenase family protein, whose amino-acid sequence MKEPIKLKQENLPLLAERIPCPSYDRSKLTAGIVHIGVGGFHRSHEAYYIDALMNKSDASGWGICGVGLLEGDRKMHDILKAQDFLYTMIVKHPSGKVETRVIGSLIDFLLGCDNPDNVIERMASVETRIVSLTITEGGYNFNPATGEFEFDNPNVQHDLENPSSPKTVFGYLTAALKKRRSAGLSAFTIQSCDNIQHNGDMARKMLQAFAYRQDAELARWIESEVCFPNAMVDRITPVTTPADIAYLSTEIGLNDTWPVTSEPFNQWVIEDNFSNGRPAWEEVGVQFVADVTPYEKMKIRLLNAGHSVLGLLGSIHGHKTIDGTVSDPLFAEYLRAFMDIEATPVLEEVEGIDLDAYKDSLIERFGNPNIKDSLERICLESSAKLPKFLISTIRENLAGGGSIDYATLVIATWCYYSDKGINRHGVGLDIVDAMKDQLHQAAMGTQNDVLSFLKLEPIFGDLIDNERFITLYAEQVKAIYEDPNVARLMAQILASK is encoded by the coding sequence ATGAAAGAACCGATTAAGCTCAAACAGGAAAATCTTCCCCTTCTTGCAGAACGTATCCCTTGCCCATCCTATGATCGGAGTAAGCTCACAGCAGGTATTGTGCATATCGGCGTCGGGGGATTCCACCGATCACACGAAGCCTATTACATTGATGCGCTCATGAATAAAAGCGATGCTTCAGGCTGGGGTATATGCGGGGTGGGCTTGCTTGAGGGTGATCGTAAAATGCATGACATTCTGAAAGCGCAGGACTTCCTGTACACAATGATTGTGAAGCATCCCTCGGGAAAGGTTGAAACCCGCGTCATCGGTTCGCTCATTGATTTTCTGTTGGGCTGCGATAATCCCGATAACGTTATCGAAAGGATGGCCAGTGTTGAGACCAGGATCGTGTCGCTGACCATCACCGAAGGCGGTTACAACTTCAATCCCGCCACGGGTGAGTTCGAGTTCGACAACCCCAATGTGCAGCACGATCTGGAAAATCCCTCCAGCCCGAAGACAGTGTTCGGCTATTTGACCGCTGCGCTCAAAAAACGTCGTTCCGCGGGGCTTTCGGCTTTTACCATTCAGTCATGCGACAATATTCAGCACAACGGTGACATGGCGCGTAAGATGTTGCAGGCCTTTGCATACCGGCAGGATGCCGAGCTTGCGCGGTGGATCGAAAGCGAGGTCTGCTTTCCCAATGCCATGGTGGACCGGATCACTCCCGTAACGACGCCGGCGGATATCGCATACCTGAGTACCGAAATCGGATTGAACGACACATGGCCGGTCACATCTGAGCCTTTCAACCAATGGGTCATCGAAGATAATTTTTCCAATGGCCGCCCTGCGTGGGAGGAGGTCGGGGTGCAGTTTGTCGCCGACGTCACGCCCTACGAGAAAATGAAAATACGTCTGCTCAACGCTGGTCACTCCGTACTCGGTCTGCTGGGTTCCATCCATGGGCATAAAACCATCGACGGCACTGTGAGTGACCCGCTGTTCGCGGAATATCTGCGCGCTTTCATGGATATTGAAGCCACGCCGGTATTAGAGGAAGTGGAAGGCATCGACCTCGACGCCTACAAGGACAGCCTGATCGAGCGCTTTGGCAACCCGAACATTAAAGACAGTCTGGAGCGCATTTGTCTTGAAAGTTCCGCCAAGCTGCCCAAGTTCCTGATTTCGACCATCAGGGAAAATCTCGCTGGGGGGGGAAGCATAGACTACGCCACACTGGTCATCGCCACATGGTGCTACTACAGCGACAAAGGTATTAACCGCCACGGCGTCGGACTTGACATCGTTGACGCAATGAAAGACCAGCTGCACCAGGCTGCCATGGGAACCCAAAACGATGTGCTTTCGTTCTTGAAGCTGGAACCGATCTTTGGCGATCTCATTGACAACGAACGCTTTATTACGCTTTATGCAGAACAGGTCAAAGCCATCTACGAAGATCCGAATGTTGCCCGTCTGATGGCGCAGATCCTCGCATCCAAATAG
- a CDS encoding sugar ABC transporter substrate-binding protein, translating into MMKTVKFVILIGITLWIGYAPGFAQTQTTVTIATVNNADMIRMRELSEVFTKDNPDIALYWVTLDENTLRQRVTTDIATKGGRFDVLTIGNYEVPIWAKRDWLVPLDNMPEGYDVDDIIPAIRAGLSVNGTLYAAPFYGESSFTMYRTDLFEKAGIEMPKEPTWDFIKDAARKLDDKSNGVYGICLRGKPGWGENIAFLTAMANSYGARWFDMGWQPQLDSEAWANTLKDYVLLLSKYGPPDASSNGFSQNVSLFQSGKCAIWIDATVGASSAINPQRSQVADKVGYALAPDAGFGKRSNWLWSWALAISATSRRQDAAKRFVAWATSRAYAELVAKTDGWANVPPGTRISLYENQAYLDAAPFAKMTLASIQAADPENPTVDKVPYRGIQYVDIPEFPGMGTAIGERFAKALTGEISTKEALENAQWVARKVIERARRVRDE; encoded by the coding sequence ATGATGAAAACAGTAAAGTTTGTAATTCTTATCGGTATCACCCTTTGGATTGGTTATGCCCCAGGATTTGCCCAGACTCAAACGACCGTTACCATCGCTACCGTGAATAACGCAGACATGATCCGAATGCGGGAACTGTCCGAAGTCTTTACCAAGGATAATCCGGATATTGCGCTGTATTGGGTCACGCTGGATGAAAATACTTTGAGGCAGCGCGTCACCACCGACATCGCAACCAAGGGTGGGCGGTTCGATGTCTTGACAATCGGGAATTACGAAGTCCCTATCTGGGCAAAACGGGACTGGCTTGTGCCGCTCGACAATATGCCTGAAGGTTACGATGTCGACGACATTATACCCGCAATCCGCGCAGGGCTTTCGGTCAACGGTACGCTTTACGCCGCGCCTTTCTATGGCGAATCTTCCTTTACCATGTATCGAACCGACCTGTTCGAAAAAGCCGGGATTGAGATGCCCAAAGAACCTACCTGGGATTTTATCAAGGATGCAGCACGCAAGCTTGACGACAAGAGCAACGGGGTCTACGGTATTTGTCTGCGTGGAAAGCCTGGCTGGGGGGAGAATATAGCATTCCTGACGGCCATGGCGAACTCCTATGGTGCTCGTTGGTTCGATATGGGCTGGCAACCGCAGCTGGACAGTGAAGCCTGGGCAAATACGCTCAAAGATTATGTTTTGCTGCTCAGCAAATACGGCCCGCCGGATGCCTCATCGAACGGTTTCTCCCAGAATGTATCGTTGTTTCAGAGTGGCAAATGCGCAATATGGATCGATGCCACGGTCGGTGCATCTTCCGCTATTAATCCGCAGAGGTCTCAGGTTGCCGATAAGGTCGGTTATGCTTTGGCGCCTGATGCGGGGTTTGGCAAGCGCAGTAATTGGCTCTGGTCTTGGGCACTGGCGATATCGGCAACGTCCAGGCGTCAGGATGCTGCCAAAAGGTTTGTCGCATGGGCCACGTCACGCGCGTATGCCGAACTGGTCGCAAAAACCGATGGTTGGGCGAATGTGCCGCCGGGTACCCGAATCTCTCTTTATGAGAATCAGGCTTATCTTGATGCCGCACCCTTCGCCAAGATGACGCTTGCGTCGATCCAGGCCGCGGATCCGGAAAATCCGACTGTTGACAAGGTCCCCTATCGAGGCATTCAGTACGTTGATATTCCGGAGTTCCCGGGCATGGGTACTGCAATCGGTGAACGATTCGCGAAAGCCCTGACCGGAGAGATTTCAACCAAAGAAGCGCTGGAAAATGCCCAGTGGGTGGCCCGTAAGGTTATTGAACGCGCCCGCCGTGTTCGGGACGAATAA
- a CDS encoding TraR/DksA C4-type zinc finger protein has protein sequence MDFNQMEKFKNILANQIDHILNQAKISRSELNVENNREAEYIDQASVQSDQCLRLKLRSRESGLLNKLRLAMERIDNGVYGECEVCGEPISIRRLEARPITTKCIHCKEEEERLELISK, from the coding sequence ATGGATTTCAATCAGATGGAAAAATTCAAAAATATACTCGCCAATCAGATAGATCATATTTTGAACCAGGCTAAAATCAGTAGATCGGAACTGAATGTCGAAAACAACCGGGAAGCGGAATACATCGATCAGGCATCAGTCCAGTCAGACCAGTGTCTGCGACTTAAGCTCCGGTCTCGTGAAAGCGGCCTGCTAAACAAGTTGAGGCTGGCAATGGAACGGATTGACAACGGCGTTTACGGTGAGTGTGAGGTCTGCGGAGAGCCTATTTCAATTAGAAGGCTTGAAGCTAGACCCATAACAACCAAGTGCATTCATTGCAAGGAAGAAGAGGAGCGCCTGGAATTAATTTCCAAATAA